The following are encoded in a window of Candidatus Krumholzibacteriia bacterium genomic DNA:
- a CDS encoding glycosyltransferase family 2 protein yields the protein MNRISTIVITKNEETNIERCLRSVAPFSREIIVVDSGSTDGTVASAERFGARVLQRPWPGFGAQKQFALEQAQQDWVFSIDADEEVSPSLCQEICALDFAADGYEMPRRVRYLGRWIRHGSWYPGYVLRLFRREVGRFTADRVHERVVVQGRKERLRHDLLHYSYRDIGHHLGKIDGLTSLAAMQMHEAGARSVLPGLVLRPLLEFLRVYLLRRGFRDGIPGLVVAALHGTYVFLRYAKLYELRRRDPGEAPPP from the coding sequence GTGAACCGGATCTCGACCATCGTCATCACCAAGAACGAAGAGACGAACATCGAGCGCTGCCTGCGCAGCGTGGCGCCTTTCTCCCGCGAGATCATCGTCGTCGATTCGGGCAGCACCGACGGCACCGTCGCCAGCGCCGAGCGCTTCGGGGCGCGGGTGCTGCAACGGCCCTGGCCCGGATTCGGGGCGCAGAAGCAGTTCGCCCTGGAGCAGGCACAGCAAGATTGGGTGTTCTCCATCGACGCCGACGAGGAAGTGTCGCCGTCCCTCTGCCAGGAGATCTGCGCCCTCGATTTCGCCGCCGATGGTTATGAAATGCCCCGCCGCGTCCGTTATCTCGGCCGCTGGATCCGCCATGGCAGCTGGTATCCGGGTTACGTGCTGCGCCTCTTCCGCCGCGAGGTGGGTCGCTTCACCGCCGACCGGGTGCACGAGCGCGTGGTGGTGCAGGGGCGCAAGGAGCGGCTGCGGCACGATCTCCTGCACTACTCGTACCGCGACATCGGCCATCACCTGGGCAAGATCGATGGCCTGACCAGTCTGGCGGCGATGCAGATGCACGAAGCAGGAGCCCGCAGCGTCCTCCCCGGCTTGGTGCTGCGGCCACTGCTGGAGTTCCTGCGCGTCTACCTGCTGCGTCGCGGCTTCCGCGACGGCATCCCTGGACTCGTCGTCGCCGCCCTGCACGGCACTTACGTCTTCCTCCGCTACGCCAAGCTCTACGAACTGCGCCGCCGCGACCCTGGCGAAGCACCGCCGCCGTGA